One window of the Bufo gargarizans isolate SCDJY-AF-19 unplaced genomic scaffold, ASM1485885v1 original_scaffold_2120_pilon, whole genome shotgun sequence genome contains the following:
- the LOC122923987 gene encoding guanylin-like, translating into MWTRVVCLLALIHFSAAVIVKVGDFTFPLETVKKLKEVVDNGKVGDDRAQGDDIKPYDLICGNHAVPELQDLCDQPDLITQALRGLALVADKMDACEVCAFAACSGC; encoded by the exons ATGTGGACCCGGGTGGTGTGTCTCCTGGCGCTCATCCACTTCAGTGCAGCAGTTATTGTGAAG GTTGGAGATTTCACCTTCCCTCTGGAGACTGTGAAGAAGCTGAAAGAAGTTGTTGACAATGGAAAGGTGGGCGATGACCGTGCACAGGGCGACGATATAAAACCGTACGATCTGATCTGCGGCAACCACGCTGTACCAGAACTGCAGGATCTGTGCGACCAGCCGGACCTGATTACACAGGCGCTGCGAGGACTCG CACTTGTCGCAGATAAGATGGACGCCTGTGAAGTTTGCGCCTTTGCAGCGTGCAGTGGCTGCTAG